The following are encoded in a window of Astyanax mexicanus isolate ESR-SI-001 chromosome 6, AstMex3_surface, whole genome shotgun sequence genomic DNA:
- the ano10a gene encoding anoctamin-10 isoform X1: MQSSLSVSDSDGSSFAPLVVLELAEDTEAETITWLLNRIKDKQQNGGAELLVEQLEVIGQNEQKRSPKIFLVGSTWKRLLIGAEDVGLFKEFHDGTMRGFTYANRESFKEFQGDGDDFLSIAECQYIIKHELDTLRAKGESHVPGYAKVKLYPGKSVIRRLQSKAILLQYFPLHDKEELKRLSVSWYRKIKLSFQPLDDIRHYFGEGLALYFGFLEYFTFALVPMALIGIPYYLFAWEDYDKYVLFAVFNLVWSTVFLEVWKRCSAQLAYGWGTLSRKKAFEEPRPGFHGALGFNPVTGREEPVYPNTKRQLKIYLVSVPFVILCLYLSLYVMMIYFDMEYWALSIYNEDPNLWTSVLLFIPSIIYAVVIEIMNLLYRYAAEFLTGWENHRLESSFQNHLVLKVLVFNFINCFASLFYIAFVMQDMVLLRQSLATLLITSQILNQIMEAFLPYWLQRRRNKKVHKRVRRLLGDRELPLVEQVQLEGDMYTYLGTFDDYLEQFLLFGYVSLFSCVYPLSALLVVLNNVTEVYSDAFKMCKVFKRPFSEPASDIGVWQLAFETMSAIAVVTNCALIALSPQVKAYFPEGETQLILTVVAVEHVILAFKFILAFIIPDVPKHIQIKLAKLEFESLEALKKKSRALGRKCWRPQRFQRLISDAE; this comes from the exons ATGCAAAGCAGCTTGTCAGTCTCTGACAGTGATGGTTCTTCGTTTGCCCCTCTGGTGGTGCTGGAATTGGCTGAGGACACTGAAGCAGAGACCATCACTTGGTTACTAAACAGAATAAAAGACAAGCAGCAAAATGGAG GAGCTGAGTTGCTGGTGGAGCAGCTTGAAGTCATTGGGCAGAATGAGCAGAAGAGAAGTCCTAAAATCTTTCTTGTAGGCTCGACGTGGAAAAGACTCCTGATTGGAGCTGAAGATGTGGGCCTTTTTAAAGAGTTCCATGATGGCACCATGCGAGGATTCACTTATGCCAACCGAGAAAGTTTCAAAGAATTTCAAG GGGATGGAGATGACTTCCTTAGTATTGCAGAATGCCAGTACATTATTAAACATGAGCTGGACACATTAAGGGCAAAGGGGGAGAGCCATGTTCCTGGATACGCGAAAGTAAAATTGTACCCTGGAAAATCAGTCA TTCGTAGGTTACAGTCCAAGGCCATCCTTCTCCAGTATTTCCCTCTCCATGACAAAGAAGAGCTGAAGAGACTTTCCGTCTCTTGGTACCGAAAGATCAAACTGTCCTTTCAGCCTCTGG ATGATATCAGACATTACTTTGGCGAGGGCCTGGCGCTCTACTTTGGATTTCTGGAGTATTTTACGTTTGCCTTGGTGCCAATGGCCCTCATCGGCATCCCCTACTACCTCTTTGCTTGGGAGGACTACGATAAGTATGTTCTGTTTGCTGTCTTCAACCTGGTGTGGTCCACTGTCTTCCTGGAGGTGTGGAAGCGATGCAGTGCACAGCTGGCCTATGGATGGGGAACGCTCAGTCGCAAGAAAGCATTTGAAGAGCCACGGCCAGGATTTCACGGGGCTTTAGGGTTCAATCCTGTAACCGGTCGTGAGGAACCAGTCTATCCTAACACAAA ACGACAGTTGAAGATATATCTGGTGTCTGTCCCTTTTGTGATACTGTGCCTGTACCTGTCTCTCTATGTGATGATGATCTACTTTGATATGGAGTACTGGGCACTGAGCATTTATAATGAAGACCCAAACCTCTGGACGAGTGTGCTGCTCTTCATCCCAAGTATCATCTATGCCGTGGTGATTGAAATAATGAATTTGCTGTACCGCTACGCCGCAGAGTTCCTCACAGGCTGGG AAAACCACAGACTAGAATCGTCTTTCCAGAATCATCTGGTGCTCAAAGTCTTGGTG TTCAACTTTATCAACTGCTTTGCATCTTTGTTTTATATTGCCTTTGTAATGCAAGACATGGTGCTGCTAAGACAG AGCCTTGCCACTCTGCTTATCACCTCTCAAATCCTGAACCAAATCATGGAGGCCTTCCTGCCTTACTGGCTACAGAGGAGACGGAATAAGAAGGTCCATAAGAGAGTTCGGAGGTTGCTGGGAGATAGAGAGCTCCCTCTGGTGGAGCAGGTTCAGTTGGAGGGTGATATGTATACCTACTTG GGCACGTTTGATGACTACCTGGAGCAGTTCTTGCTGTTTGGCTATGTTAGTCTGTTTTCCTGTGTGTATCCACTCTCCGCTCTTCTGGTGGTCCTCAACAACGTCACAGAGGTCTACTCGGACGCCTTTAAGATGTGCAAAGTGTTCAAGCGTCCTTTCTCAGAGCCTGCATCTGATATAGGAGTGTGGCAG CTGGCATTTGAGACGATGAGTGCGATTGCTGTGGTGACCAACTGTGCCTTGATCGCTCTGTCTCCGCAAGTGAAGGCTTACTTCCCTGAGGGAGAGACACAGCTTATTCTGACTGTTGTGGCTGTAGAG CACGTTATCCTGGCCTTCAAGTTCATCCTGGCCTTCATTATTCCAGATGTGCCAAAGCACATCCAGATCAAGCTGGCCAAGCTGGAGTTTGAGTCCCTCGAAGCACTGAAGAAAAAG AGCCGAGCCCTTGGCCG
- the ano10a gene encoding anoctamin-10 isoform X2: MQSSLSVSDSDGSSFAPLVVLELAEDTEAETITWLLNRIKDKQQNGGAELLVEQLEVIGQNEQKRSPKIFLVGSTWKRLLIGAEDVGLFKEFHDGTMRGFTYANRESFKEFQGDGDDFLSIAECQYIIKHELDTLRAKGESHVPGYAKVKLYPGKSVIRRLQSKAILLQYFPLHDKEELKRLSVSWYRKIKLSFQPLDDIRHYFGEGLALYFGFLEYFTFALVPMALIGIPYYLFAWEDYDKYVLFAVFNLVWSTVFLEVWKRCSAQLAYGWGTLSRKKAFEEPRPGFHGALGFNPVTGREEPVYPNTKRQLKIYLVSVPFVILCLYLSLYVMMIYFDMEYWALSIYNEDPNLWTSVLLFIPSIIYAVVIEIMNLLYRYAAEFLTGWENHRLESSFQNHLVLKVLVFNFINCFASLFYIAFVMQDMVLLRQSLATLLITSQILNQIMEAFLPYWLQRRRNKKVHKRVRRLLGDRELPLVEQVQLEGDMYTYLGTFDDYLEQFLLFGYVSLFSCVYPLSALLVVLNNVTEVYSDAFKMCKVFKRPFSEPASDIGVWQLAFETMSAIAVVTNCALIALSPQVKAYFPEGETQLILTVVAVEHVILAFKFILAFIIPDVPKHIQIKLAKLEFESLEALKKKKMLEASEIPKTDK; this comes from the exons ATGCAAAGCAGCTTGTCAGTCTCTGACAGTGATGGTTCTTCGTTTGCCCCTCTGGTGGTGCTGGAATTGGCTGAGGACACTGAAGCAGAGACCATCACTTGGTTACTAAACAGAATAAAAGACAAGCAGCAAAATGGAG GAGCTGAGTTGCTGGTGGAGCAGCTTGAAGTCATTGGGCAGAATGAGCAGAAGAGAAGTCCTAAAATCTTTCTTGTAGGCTCGACGTGGAAAAGACTCCTGATTGGAGCTGAAGATGTGGGCCTTTTTAAAGAGTTCCATGATGGCACCATGCGAGGATTCACTTATGCCAACCGAGAAAGTTTCAAAGAATTTCAAG GGGATGGAGATGACTTCCTTAGTATTGCAGAATGCCAGTACATTATTAAACATGAGCTGGACACATTAAGGGCAAAGGGGGAGAGCCATGTTCCTGGATACGCGAAAGTAAAATTGTACCCTGGAAAATCAGTCA TTCGTAGGTTACAGTCCAAGGCCATCCTTCTCCAGTATTTCCCTCTCCATGACAAAGAAGAGCTGAAGAGACTTTCCGTCTCTTGGTACCGAAAGATCAAACTGTCCTTTCAGCCTCTGG ATGATATCAGACATTACTTTGGCGAGGGCCTGGCGCTCTACTTTGGATTTCTGGAGTATTTTACGTTTGCCTTGGTGCCAATGGCCCTCATCGGCATCCCCTACTACCTCTTTGCTTGGGAGGACTACGATAAGTATGTTCTGTTTGCTGTCTTCAACCTGGTGTGGTCCACTGTCTTCCTGGAGGTGTGGAAGCGATGCAGTGCACAGCTGGCCTATGGATGGGGAACGCTCAGTCGCAAGAAAGCATTTGAAGAGCCACGGCCAGGATTTCACGGGGCTTTAGGGTTCAATCCTGTAACCGGTCGTGAGGAACCAGTCTATCCTAACACAAA ACGACAGTTGAAGATATATCTGGTGTCTGTCCCTTTTGTGATACTGTGCCTGTACCTGTCTCTCTATGTGATGATGATCTACTTTGATATGGAGTACTGGGCACTGAGCATTTATAATGAAGACCCAAACCTCTGGACGAGTGTGCTGCTCTTCATCCCAAGTATCATCTATGCCGTGGTGATTGAAATAATGAATTTGCTGTACCGCTACGCCGCAGAGTTCCTCACAGGCTGGG AAAACCACAGACTAGAATCGTCTTTCCAGAATCATCTGGTGCTCAAAGTCTTGGTG TTCAACTTTATCAACTGCTTTGCATCTTTGTTTTATATTGCCTTTGTAATGCAAGACATGGTGCTGCTAAGACAG AGCCTTGCCACTCTGCTTATCACCTCTCAAATCCTGAACCAAATCATGGAGGCCTTCCTGCCTTACTGGCTACAGAGGAGACGGAATAAGAAGGTCCATAAGAGAGTTCGGAGGTTGCTGGGAGATAGAGAGCTCCCTCTGGTGGAGCAGGTTCAGTTGGAGGGTGATATGTATACCTACTTG GGCACGTTTGATGACTACCTGGAGCAGTTCTTGCTGTTTGGCTATGTTAGTCTGTTTTCCTGTGTGTATCCACTCTCCGCTCTTCTGGTGGTCCTCAACAACGTCACAGAGGTCTACTCGGACGCCTTTAAGATGTGCAAAGTGTTCAAGCGTCCTTTCTCAGAGCCTGCATCTGATATAGGAGTGTGGCAG CTGGCATTTGAGACGATGAGTGCGATTGCTGTGGTGACCAACTGTGCCTTGATCGCTCTGTCTCCGCAAGTGAAGGCTTACTTCCCTGAGGGAGAGACACAGCTTATTCTGACTGTTGTGGCTGTAGAG CACGTTATCCTGGCCTTCAAGTTCATCCTGGCCTTCATTATTCCAGATGTGCCAAAGCACATCCAGATCAAGCTGGCCAAGCTGGAGTTTGAGTCCCTCGAAGCACTGAAGAAAAAG